The Brassica oleracea var. oleracea cultivar TO1000 chromosome C7, BOL, whole genome shotgun sequence sequence GGATCCGGATTTCGGATATCCGTCTCTATATTCTATTACCCGCGGATATCAGAATTAATTTATGTAATATATAAGATATAAGTAGTAATGAAATTTAAAAATTTAATGGGTTTTAAAAATACGTATCCGGACTTAAAAATTAAGATATCCGGATCCAGATTCGGTTTGGACGGATCCAAGATTTTACTATTTGGATCCGGACACCCCGGATATCCGGATATCTTATTTTCGGAGCGGATCTAAGATTTAATAACTCTCAGGCCTAGCGGCAATGAGTGACCTGATTAGCATCTTTCTTGTTATGAAGGGGTTACTATAGACCACCCGTTTGATCAGACCTGATTAGCATCTTTCTTGTTATCAAGGGGGTACGTATAATATCATTATCATCTTTAATTAAACAAGAGTTAATATCCAATAGTAACAATAAACAGTGACACCTGTCCTCCTCGTCTTTTTTTTGTTTGGTTGTTTTTCTTTTGATTATTATTGTTTGGCCTTTATAAGGTTTATGCAAAATACCCTAGATAGGAACAGTTTTTTATCCGGAAACTATTTATGACACCCAAATATAATTACTACAACCAATTAGTAAAAGTTATCTAGAGTATGTATGTACTATTTGATTCCGAAGACAATGTGCAACATTCGAAATATGGATATCTAATCAATATTCTAAAAAGTTTGAGATATAATGTTTACATTAACAAACTAAATAACAGTATAATACTGACAACAAATCTCTGACTTAATTAGTTAGTGGTAGACCCTATCCAATATTGTCTAAACAAATTTTTAAACGCTGCTTTTATGCATGGAATATTAAATTGTACATTATATTATAACTTGTCTACTTTTATTTTTCTTTTTCTGTCAACAACTTGTCTACCTACTTTGCCAAAGGAATTAGCTACCCCAGATTCGTAAAAATATCATATTATAGAAAACATATTCAGTAAAGAATCGTATATTTTAAACATAAAACAAAATGTTATCGTAAAGAATAGACTTCACCGTCAAAACACAGCTACTTATGTCAGCGACTCTTCTTCTATCACCACTACACGACATAAATTCTAACTCACTCTTCACGTAACTCGCGTGACACTCACTCTTCAATTTTAATTGGAGCATATATTCCACGCGCAATTAATTAGTCACGCGCTTATCGTCTGGCGCCACACATCCGCACCGTACCCGTCGTCGGTCTTTACGCCAATCTAACGTATTTTGCCGCGAAAGAGAACAGTATATTATAAATATAACATTAATAAATAAATGAATAATGTCGAATAATGTAAAATTCGATTTAAAAAGAAGGTCATTATTGTTTTTTTCTTTTTGTTTTAAATCTTCTCTGTTACTTGCTACCTGTTCTTTCTCTCTATCTTCATTCTCCTTTTTGAGCTTAAATCAGCAAATTGTTATCTTTCTTTCTCTACTTTGCTTCTGTGAATTGGTTTTTCTTTCTTCTGGAAAGTAATGAGTGGCTTTTATAGTTCATAATGTTTCTCTCATCTTGAAAGCTTCAGATCTGGTTCTTGTGTCTGCAAAGTAGTTGTGTTCTGTTTTTTCTTTCTTCAGTTGAGCACCCATTTTTGTGAAATCAAAAAACTCTTTTGTGGTTGCTTCAAGATCCTGAAAATCTGGTGAAAAAAATGCTGGAAGTTGGAAATTTCAATGCCCTCTTTTTCCAAACAAACACTACTTGTAATAATCTTCTCCGAGAGCTTCAGGTTCCTTCTTCTTCCTCTTTATCCTTTCTGTTAATTTTTATTTTTTATTTTAGATTTTCTTGATGATGACGGTTTATGGAAAAGAATGTCACTGTTTGTTTTACATCCAAAAGGGGGTAAAGGATGAATCTTTTGGTCATAATGAGTTTTCAGTAGAGACAATTTTAATTTTTAACTGAACTAGTCTTTTTTTGTTTTCATCATCTTTTTCTTCTCTAGGTCAAAGGGTTCCTGTGAATTTTGACTAAACATGCCTCTTTGTTTCTTTAATTTGTAGTCACTATCCCGGTTTTACCGCAATTTTCTGGATTTTTTCATTACTCTACATGTAACTGTTGATGTTTTTATTTTAAGAGCTCTTGTAATATAATTTCTCTGTTAGTTGTCTTGTTTAGAGGCTAATTTCATGGGTTAAAAAAATAGTTTTTTGGGTGTACTATGAAACAGCAAATATGGGTTGAAATTGGTGAGAGTGAGGCAGAGAAAGACAAGATGCTGATGGAATTGGAGAAAGAATGTCTTCAAATCTATCAAAGAAAGGTTGACGAGGCTGCAAATTCTAAGGCACGGCTTCATCAGTCTGTTGCAGCTATAGAAGCTGAAGTTGCTTCTCTAATGGCTGCTCTTGGAGTCTTAAACATCAACTCACCGGTACCACCTATCTTCATGATAAATTTTGATTGTCCTTCCAACTATATTACCTCATTCCAATTGATCTTTGTGTTTTGATACTCAGACAAAAGTGGATAAAAGCTCAAAATCATTGAAAGAAAAGCTTGCAGCTGTGACCCCTCTAGTTGAGGAGTTGAGGATTCAGAAAGAGGAGAGGATGAAGCAGTTTTCTGACATAAAGGCCCAAATCGAGAAGATCAGTGGAGAGATTTCAGGATACAGTGAACATCTCAACAAGGGCATGATCAGTTCCTTGACTCTCGAAGAACAAGACTTGACTCTCAGAAAACTCAACGAGTATCAAACACATCTCCGCACGCTTCAAAAGGAAAAGGTGAACAGCTTTTATCACGTATTCATAACACCCAACGAACAACAAAGTTTCTTACAAACCCTGATCTATGTTCTTTTCATGCAGTCTGATCGCCTCAACAAAGTCTTGGGCTATGTCAACGAGGTGCACACTCTTTGCGGTGTTCTGGGAGTTGACTTTAGTCAGACGGTTTGTGAGGTTCATCCGAGCTTGCATAGGACAGACCACGAGCAGTCTACAAACATTAGTGATAACACACTTGAAGGACTAGACAACATGATTCAGAAGCTAAAAACCGAAAGAAGAGCTCGGTTTCAAAAGGTATGGCTTCTGCTTTATATACCTGTTTACACTATTATTATTCTTCATAAGTTGATTTCCTACTTCCAAATGTGCAGCTGAAGGATGTAGTGGCTTCGCTTTTCGAGCTATGGAATCTAATGGACACACCACAAGAAGAGAGAACTAAATTTGGAAGAGTTACTTATGTTGTGAGATCATCTGAATCTAATATCACTGAGCCAGGCATCCTTTCCACCGAGACAATTGAACAGGTTCTGTAGGATCACTTTTGTTATCCTACATTCACGTCTTTAGTCTCATTCTTGATCTGAGTCTGTGTTTTTACTTTTACAATAGGTGTCTGCGGAAGTGGAGAGTCTGAGTAAACTGAAAGCTAGCAAAATGAAGGAACTTGTGATGAAACGGAGGTCTGAGTTGGAGGATCTTTGCAGAATAACTCACATTCAACCTGATACAAGCACTTCAGCTGAGAAATCAAGTGCACTAATTGATTCTGGTACAAGAAAAGTGATTGAGCTTTTGGTTTTGAACCCTCTTTCAATTCCTTTTGTTCTAAGCCATGTTTCTTTCAGGGTTAGTGGACCCTTCGGAGCTTCTTGCAAACATCGAAATGCAGATAAACAAGATTAAAGACGAAGCACAGAGCCGTAAAGACATCATGGACAGAATTGACCGTTGGCTCTCTGCATGTGAAGAGGAAAACTGGTTGGAAGAATATAATCTGGTATGAGACTCTGAAAGCTTGAAACCCCCACAAAAAGAAAATGGATTCTTTGATGATGTATGTATTTTAAAGATTCTTTCTTTGGTTTCCAGGATGAGAACAGGTATAGCGCTGGAAGAGGTGGACATGTAAACCTCAAGCGTGCAGAACGAGCCAGGGTTACAATCAATAAGATCCCAGGTATTTTCTACCATTCGCATTATTTTGTGGAATGAATAATCTCTCATTCCTCTGTATGTTGTTATTCTGCAGCAATGGTTGACAATCTTATCAAGAAAACGCTAGTTTGGGAAGAGGAAACGCAGAAGTCATTTCTCTATGATGGTGTAAGTTACCACTCTTCTAAAGAACATTAACACAACTAAAGTCTTTTCTCTGATTCTTGTGATTACATTCTATAGGTTCGGTTGGTTAATATACTAGAAGACTATAAACTGACAAGGAAACAACAAGAAGAGGAAAAGAAAAGATACCGGGTTTGTCATTATAAAAACACTCTGAGAATTTTTCTAATTTGCTTGTCTGTGTAAAACAAAGTTTTATATGTCCTTGTGGCAGGACCAAAAGAAGAGGCAGGATCTCTTACTAACCCAAAGGGAATCCATATATGGATCAAAACCGAGTCCAAGAAGAAGCAGCAGCTTCAGAAAGCCCAATGGTTACAGCATTAGCAATGGTAATGGTTCAATGCCTCCCACGCCTCGCAGAAGCTCGGTAGGGACAACAACACCTGATCTTCTTCTGACACCGAGATCTTACTCTGGTCACCATCGCCAAAACGGGTATTTCAAAGAAGTTAGGAGACTCACTTCCACTCCATTAAACTATGTGGCCATTCAGAAGGAAGATACTGCTTCTACTACTTACACATCGATTTATAGCTCTGAGCCAGACTCACCTCTCCAAGGCTGACTTTGACTCTCCTTTCGCACTGGTAAGTAGAACAGATCAAAACTTGTTTAGCTCTTAACATGCTTTTATTAAAGTGATTTTTTAAAATTATTGTTAATGCAGAGATTGATGTTTAGAAGTTGGATATATGTGGTTAAGGATTTGTGGAGTAATCTTAATAATGATGTTACCGTAAAGAAGAAGTCAGTGATGGGGATGAAGATGCAGACTTGTGAATACAGATAAGGTGACTTGACTTGTTTAGGAGATATGGAGAGACAACGAATATAAATAAAATAAAACTGTATCTGTAACTCTTTTTAATCTTTCAGTGAGAAAAATACTATTTTTGCCGTGTGAAAGTGCGTGTGTGTGTGTACGTATTTGTGTATATAAAATATACGTATTTTTTTGAGATGTGAAGCTTTGTTTTTTTATTTGTGGGGTCTTAGTAGTGCTTTTCATACTGAATCATTGCGTTTTTGGATTATCTCGAATCTGTTGGATTGCAAGTGAATTGAGTTGTTAATTTTCTCTTTATTTTCTTAATATATATACTTATATTTTAAAATGTCAACAAAATAGTGAGTTAGAAAATACACGAAATACTGTATAAAATAATTGTATGCAACTCATTGTCGCTACACATACACAATTATCTTTCTTTCTTTTTTTAACTTTTGTGTAAACGATCAAGAATATAAAATTTTCTCCTTTATCCGTATAGACATCTACATGACAAATTATACTTTATTGTAACATTTTACACCGTTTTGTGATTTAACGATTTGTATAGATACTGGTTGCACTAGATGAACAGTTTTATTATCGCAAACCGATTTGATCAAGTTCCTGAAAACAAGTCCTGTGTGTTTTCACTCTTATTTACTTTTTTTAAAACAACTCTTATTTAGTTCTATGTATAGTTGTATACACTTTTATCAAACAACACCACCACCTTCTCTCCTCTTGGTCTTACTAACACAGAATTTTTCAAATTACCAGTCATATATTTTCCAAAGGCTGTGACAGAAACTAAAGTATGGCGCATTTAAACCCATATTTGGACTTCATACAACATGGGCCATTAGTATAATAGTGATTGAAACCGGAAAGCCCAAATTTAACATTCGGCCTCGCATTTACATACACGAAAATAGAAAATTTTATATCTTCGAACCGTACCTAACCGGGCCGGTTTACACCGAATA is a genomic window containing:
- the LOC106305881 gene encoding 65-kDa microtubule-associated protein 6 — protein: MLEVGNFNALFFQTNTTCNNLLRELQQIWVEIGESEAEKDKMLMELEKECLQIYQRKVDEAANSKARLHQSVAAIEAEVASLMAALGVLNINSPTKVDKSSKSLKEKLAAVTPLVEELRIQKEERMKQFSDIKAQIEKISGEISGYSEHLNKGMISSLTLEEQDLTLRKLNEYQTHLRTLQKEKSDRLNKVLGYVNEVHTLCGVLGVDFSQTVCEVHPSLHRTDHEQSTNISDNTLEGLDNMIQKLKTERRARFQKLKDVVASLFELWNLMDTPQEERTKFGRVTYVVRSSESNITEPGILSTETIEQVSAEVESLSKLKASKMKELVMKRRSELEDLCRITHIQPDTSTSAEKSSALIDSGLVDPSELLANIEMQINKIKDEAQSRKDIMDRIDRWLSACEEENWLEEYNLDENRYSAGRGGHVNLKRAERARVTINKIPAMVDNLIKKTLVWEEETQKSFLYDGVRLVNILEDYKLTRKQQEEEKKRYRDQKKRQDLLLTQRESIYGSKPSPRRSSSFRKPNGYSISNGNGSMPPTPRRSSVGTTTPDLLLTPRSYSGHHRQNGYFKEVRRLTSTPLNYVAIQKEDTASTTYTSIYSSEPDSPLQG